GATGGGCAGCACTTTGCATGCACAGACTCTCATGGTCATCTGCTCATCTTCGGCTTTGGGTGCAGTCAGCCTTATGAaaaggtatgtgtgtgtgtctcacatGTGATATTCTGAGCCTTTTGTGCAGTTGATCGAATCAACTCTTGTTCACATTCCAATGCTTCACTCTGCTTTCAGATTCCAGACCAAATGTTCTTCCATACGGATTTTCGGCCATTGATCCGGGACTCCAATAATTTTGTTCTAGATGAGCAGACGCAGCAAGCACCCCATCTTATGCCTCCGCCTTTCCTGGTGGACGTGGATGGGAATCCCCACCCGCCTCTTTACCAGCGCCTGGTGCCAGGCAGAGAAAACTGCAAAGAGGAGCAGCTTGTGCCACAGCTCGGCTACATGGCTAATGGTAAATTTATCAGGTTTACATGGCAAATAACAAATGACACAAAGCTTCACGTCatgattaatataaattttatagcTTAAAATAGTCATATAGATTCACACAACTAATTATATCGaagttaataaataatttcttaAGAATTTCGAAAACATCCTGCTTTGTTCCATGTTCAATCTGTAGCTACAATGATTGTCATGGTAACAGAATTTAATTTGCCTATACCAATGAAATGTCATGATTCTTGATACCAGTGCCAATGCTACAGCAAAAAtacattcttattttattttttaaataaaaatgatggcATGTACTAAAAACTCAAATCTAGGCCCTGGCCCGAGACGTTCAGGCCCTAGCCCGGCCTTTGTCCGACAGGTTATCGGAATTcggaattttttttgttttgttttttttattttttatcttccCCATTACATCCTTCCATCCTCAAAATGTTACCATTTTAGTACTGTTGCAGACATTAAAATAgttccattttgtttttaatggcaAAGTAGttacatttctttttgtttctttattaagttaatttagaaaaatgtttGGAGCAGATTTGTTTGCtaaattaaagttgttttttttaaagtgacgATCAAGTGGCCAGCGGCCGACAGTGAGTTAACCAcatgtttgatcaatttagCCTCTCAAATCAACACATGCCTACAATACAATTTATCGATATAAAACAGTTCAAGCATATTACAATGttggtttaaatgtttatcaCCACCACCACAGTAAAAAGGCATTTTTGACAAGCTGAGGGAGGCTGCTCGCAACTGCGCTCATAACGAAACAGGCTATAGATACAATCTTcttagaaaaggaaaaaaaaaagaaaggttgTCTTAACTTATACCTAggctatgcaaaaaaaaaaaaaaatcatggcttCACCACAGAACATAGCCTTTCTTATTTCCAAGAGTTTCCAACCGTTAGACTAATGGGAAAAAAAGTCCATTCCCAAACGAAAAACGAGACGGCCTCATAGCATGGCTATAGCCAGAAGACCAGTCTCTTACAGAGCATCGTGAGAGGTTTTAATCCATTCCTTCTTTTTTTATGGGCCTTCTTACACCTAGTCACTTCATGCATCTTCTCTGATTGGATATCTATCCGGTTgtgaaaagaccaggtgtaaatgccctccAAAATGCTTTCGAGATGGATTTAAATTCGATCACTCAAACCACATCAGGAGGTGGCCAGAATGTATTCCAGACAAAACTTgacaagtgtaaatgcatctggttgttgaaaccacatgtGTAAATTTTATTCcttccaaaatgtaaaaaaaaaaataaacgtgTGAGAGCGTTATAGGCTATATGACATGTTATAGCCAGATACGCCAGCCCTACTGCAACACGCATCGCCGCAAAtgagtatctcttcagcaagcCGACGCGCAATTTATTTCCTATTGAATGCTATAAAATTTGAATACCTCAATAGTGTTTTGTGCATATCACGTGGTTTGTGttaagcattttaaataaaaacctcCCTGTTCCTACTGTCATGTCATGTGTAGTCCTTTTTATAGGACAAGTTTGGTGTTTAGTCTAAATTAGGTTTTTTGAGagtcttttaatgtttttaggtGATGGCGAAGTGGTTGAGCAGGTGATTGGCCAGCAGACCGCAGAGGATTCTCAGGAAGAAAGCCCATTGGATGACTTGATTAGGCAGCTCCAACACCACCAAGATGAGCAACGCAACTCAGGAAATCCTGCTGGTGAGAACAACCCACGGTTAACCcatcaaaatgttttacaacaATTTCAAAGGTCTGCTGAAATTGTTTTCTTATGGTAAAATTATTACACACTGAAGGGAGAAAACTGCAGACAGTGTAATTACTATACCATATGATTTTGAGCTTtattatgttaatttattttgcattaagaCTGGCATCTGTTGGCATAAAGGTCACTTATGTGAAAGCTGTTAGTTTAGAGGTTGtgacattttaaagggttagttcacccaaaaatgaagattctgtcattaattactcaccctcgtgccgttttacacccgtaagacctttgttgatcttcggaacacaaattaagatatttttgttgaaatctgatggctccgtgaggcctacatagggagcaatgacatttcctctctcaagatccataaaggtactaaaaacatgtttaaatcagttcatgtgagtacagtggttcaatattaatattataaggcgacgagaatatttttggtgcgccaaaaaaacaaaataacgacttatttagtgatggacgatttcaaaacactgcttcagaaagtttcggagcgtaatgaatcagcgtgtcgaatcgatccggatcgcgtgtcaaaccgccagactgctgaaatcacgtgactttggcgctctgaactgcggattcgacacgctgattcattatgctccgaagcttcctgaagcagtgttttgaaatcggctgtcactaaataattcgttatttaggtttttttggcgcaccaaaaatattctcgtcgctttataatattaatattgaaccactgtactcacatgaactgatttaaatatgtttttagtacctttatggatcttgagagaggaaatgtcattgctccctatgtaggcctcacggagccatcggatttaaacaaaaatatctcaatttgcgttccaaagatgaacgaaggtcttacgggtctggagcggcatgagcgtgagtaataaatgacaaaattttcatttttgggtgaactaaccctttaaagcgtTTGATCAGCAGGTGCTGAGGTGGCAGGTGGTCCTCTGTCACCCCCTAACGTCGGACTGCGACGTAGCGGACAAGTTGAGGGTGTACGGCAGATGCACAACAATGCCCCCCGCAGTCAGATGGCCACTGAGAGAGACCTGTTGGCATGGAGCCGGCGTGTGGTGGTTAATGAAGTCCAGTCTGGCATTTTCAGGTACAAATATGACAATTGAACAGTTTGCAAATCAGAGATTTTTGATAGTGTGGTCAAACTGAATTAACAACTATTTGAGCAATATTGCTACCAAAAACCAGGATTGATTTGGGTCATAGAGCATATATTTGAGGAAATTTATTCCTAAGTGCCAAAATAGCTCATCATGGTCTAAAGCAGGGTTTCTCAACCTTCTTAACTTTtctataaatttatttattgacaCAGACAGACAATGGCAGTCCCTTTTTGCAGCCAGATATTGAACCACTTAGCTAACTGATTGGATATTATATAGCTGTTTTGTCtcttgttaaaaaatgttttaaccataaataaataaataaataaatactacacTTTAGAAAACAGTGGCCCAATAAAAGCTGTTGTAATGTACATGGTGCTGAGCTGTTACACAGAGgtgaaacataataaaaatgcacttttaaaattcccttttttgttaacattactcAAATATCTTTCTTCAATAAAATGGTTCTTGTTGGCTTTTCAAATTGTTCTACTGTAATAATTCCCTAGTATTACCCTTTTAAATATCCCTTGTCTGCTTTAACTACACTAAACTGTCTATGTTGGTTTCTTGTAAACAGCTTTGAGAACTGAGTTTTAACATTCAAACACCGCCTTTCCACTGATGTGGTgtgattgtgtttgtttgtttagagtTATGGAGGAAAGTAGGCTTGCTAAAGGAGAGGTGGAACGGTTTTTTTACAACACTGAGAAGAAGAGAAAATCTACACCCACAACAGGAGTGAGTTTAATACATagatgcacaaaaaacaaagatgtcagttgttgttgttcattACTACTGTATGTTACtgttgtttctttaaaaatacattgttcTTGCCATGAAAATAGCCATAGATGTTGGTATGgcagtaaaaacaaacaaacaaacaaagataaAGTCACTTTTTACTGTGTCCGACCAAAGTAAAAACCTCACTTTCTCCCATTGTAGAGTGAGCCGGTGGGTAACAGCGTTCGCATGTTACGAAGGCCTCAGCGCAGGCCTCAGCAGAGGAGACACACGTATCAGACCCGCTCGACTCGAGATAGGAGACGGAGCACAAGCGTGCTTTCGTACACCCGAAATGAGGAAAGTGCAAGAGAGTCCGACAGTGAAGCAGAGGTAAGACAGCAGTTTGTGTTCGGCCTCAAACTCTGCTCATCTTCTGTAGGCCATCTGAATATACATTTAGTTAGTTTTTTCAGCACTAGTTTTGAAATGCTTAATTAAATATGCAACATTTTTGTATGTGTCCACCTAGCAGGAAGAGGACCAGAATGAGAACAGTGACGGGTCCTCTGATGAAGCTCAGTGGGAGAATGACAGTAGCTCCAGGTTCAGTCTCTAATTAATCACATATATTCCACAACATAAACCAATATCAGTAATGCAAATGAAGCCTTGTGAATTTGGTCTAGAACTGGCTTAGGTTTAAATTAAGCTTTTAGTTTTTAACTGCATGTGGAATTAGACAATAAAGTCTAACAACATGAATTTTATTTAGGGATTCACAATATATTGGCAGATATTAGAGATTTAATTTATTGGTATTATGCTTGCTCATTTTCTTTAACTTAAAagttatttcttaaaaaatgcaaaatgtaataacaCTGAATATAATTTTTAGCAACTCTCAAATTGAACATTTAgacaatttttgttttgctctttcctgtttaaacatgttttacaGTGACTCTTCCAGTGAGTATTCAGATTGGACGGCAGATGCGGGAATCAACCTTCAGCCCCCCAAGCGAACAACCAGAAGGCCAGCCCCTGTCGTCGGGAGCAGTAGCTCTGAGGAAGATGAAGGGACAGGGCAGGGAGAAGGGGAGGCTGAGAGGAGGAGTAAACGgactgaaaagaaaaagaaaccgAAACAGACTAAACAGCGGGTGAGcattcattcatcattcatTCTTCCATTCATTCAGATTTTTTCtattatagtaatgtgtttgtgtgtttagcCTGTGCCTGCTGGAGAATTAGATGAATGGTTGCCCCCCTCTTGGATCATGGAAACAATTCCAAGACGATCACCTTTCGTACCTCAAATGGGAGATGAAGTGAGTTCCTTCATTAAATATAGACACATGCACTAAATGACCAAAAGTTAGTTCAAGGATTTGCATTATGCATCCATCTTTCTGCAGtcattctctctctgtgtccCTCTTGTAGTTGATATATTTCCGTCAGGGTCATCAAGCATATGTCCGAGCCGTGTGTCGTGCCAAAGCCTACAGCATCAACCCTCAGAAACAGCCCTGGAACCGCTTTGATCTCAGGGTAAGACACTCAGTTTCATCACCATTCCCGTTATTAGCATAATCTGGTCTGTATCACTCATGGTTGACCCATTCTGCAGGCAGAATAACAGGAAcatatttgttgtttgtgtgttctCTTAGGATCAGGAGTCTGTAAAGGTAGTGGGTATTAAATATGAAGTCGGGCCACCCACTCTGTGCTGCCTCAAACTGGCCTTCCTGGACCCCACCTCAGGGAAAATGACTAACGAGTCCTTCAGCTTGAAGTATTCATGCTTCTGTTTGCAAAAACACACACCAGCACCTTTTGTTAGatttttaggtaacactttacaataaggttcattagttaactgcattagttaacatgaactaataatgaactgcatttctacagcatttattaatctttgttaatgttaatttcaacatttactaatatattattaaaatcaagagttttatttgttagcattagttaatgcactgtgaactaacatgaacaatgaactacagtatttttattaactaacgttaacaaatacagtaacaaatgtattgctcatggttagttcatgttagttaatacattaactaatgttaacaaatgaaccttattgtaaagtgttacagatttttatttcttaattatttttGACAATACACTTGCCTGTTTGCTAGGATTGTAACATTAAGCTATTCCAATACCAATAATAAGTAGTCATAAGTAATAAATACtgattaataaatttaatttgaatgttgGGATAATTCTTCATGAATATGAGATTGTTAATGATAGctgtctctatctctctctctttaggtATCATGATATGCCTGATGTCATTGACTTTCTGGTGCTACAGCAGATTTATAATGAGGCCAAAGCACGAAACTGGCAGCCTGGTGTGTTGGTGTTTTAAATTGTGATGCATGCAAGAATCGCTGAAGCTAGTGCTCAAGCTTAGGGTTTGGATTTTAACAAACCTCTACCCAAAGTATTAAACTTCAGTTTGTTTGCGCTAAGGCTATAAATGATGCGTCAAATCATGTGGTTTGTTGAAGAGAGGTGTGCCATTTCTTTTCGTGATTGAGCTTACAAtttgcactttatttccacacacacaacacTTCAGATCTTCAGTGACCGACTTCTGTGTgctgttattattaaataattataagtCATTTCCTTATCCCACTTcctagaggtcgaccgatagtGGATTTTACctattactttaaataaataaataaataaataaataaaaaaaaattatatcttgaTCATTTGTTAGttcatagtgcattaactaatgtttagagaaacaacttaaaaatgtaaaaatgtattagtaaatgttgaaattaacaatgaacaatacttttttttttaaaccttaatgttacaaatggacacttattgtaaagtgttaccatttcataCAAATCCAAACAGTCATGCTTAAGATGGCCATCTTTTAAATATCTACACAAAGACCATAGCATTGAAATTAgacacatacagtatgtatattgtattttttactcTAATGCTTTATTTGCTTCTGTTTTAGAACACTTGATGATTATctaatcaaaataacaaaatatgtatTACAGTGGCGACAAAGAAGAACTAAAATCGGATGCATttctgatttgtttgtttttctgtcagtTGCACGACGAAACAGTTTGCTTTCTCACATTGCTAGCTTTAAATATGCAGCTTCGCTGCTTAACAAATGCATAAAAGCAACCAGCtatatataaactaatgcaaatagATGGTAGCAATAGTGACATTAAATGTTTGGGTTGgacttgtgtgtttttgtcacatgGTTTTAACCCTTTGAGGTACTACTAATGTTAGTGTCCTCTCAGCCTCGGCACCAAACAAACTGCTGTGCAGCATCTAGTCAACAAATTTATTACTTTATAatgatatgaaaacatgtactgtagtatactgtatacataGTTTCATTGTCTGTTTTAAATCTGCATCTGAAGTGTCCCGCTCTGTGCAGTGCACAATCTCACGTCAAAACAAACACTACAAAGCATCAGTGATAGTACGAGAGTGACCTCTAGAGGCGAAATAAGAACTGTAATGACAGCATACCCTTCTGTGCCACTTTAGCAATGGACGCAACCCGGAAAAACTATCGGTATGGATTTTTGCCGATAACTGACTGTACAAGCATTCAGTTATCGGTGCCGATTAATCGGCCAAACTGATCAATTGGTCGACCTTTAAAGCACATTAGTATCCCCCCACCCCCGCATCTGCACTCAGTAATTCAAAACTCTTCCAATGCCACACACTGCTGTGTCGGGTCCCGTGGGATTGCAGACCTTTAACCTGAGccataaaaaaatatcataGAGACATGTGACTGGGTTCTTTTGATTTGAGCCAGTAAACAACCAGCCAGAACACgctattaattacattttaacatgctataaaacaCGCAGAATGCCTTAGTGACTGCATAGCATAGGTTTTTAATCTATTAATGCTGTTGTGGTAAAGTCAAATGTGTGTAGGTTTATTATATGTAATGTTTTGATGATCATAAATTAGCATGTAAGTTGCGAATAACAGCCGTGTATATGTATTTGCAGGTCAGCGTTTCAGGAGCATCATTGATGATGCCTGGTGGTTTGGTTCGGTGGAGTGTCAAGAGCCGTTTCAGTCTGAATATCCAGACAGCCTGTTTCAGTGCTACATTGTCAGGTACATGGGTTTGATCACTGCTTTACCAGAGTATGGAGTTTGTTGAATATTGTTGTAAATATCAATAattgttgtatgtttttttttgcaggtgggataatggagagagagaaaagatgaGTCCGTGGGATATAGAGCCCATACCTGAAGAAGGTACTGACATGCTTTACTCCACCCATGAGCTCTGACAGTAAATCAGCATCACATTCTGGCATGTCTAATGGTGTGATCGACTATCCACAGCTCCAGTCCCAGAGGAGGTTGGGGACAGTGTTCCGGTCACAGAGGACGAGCTTCAGTCCCTACTGTACAGCCCACAGGAGGGAGAGTGGGGGCTGCACACACAAGATGAAGAGTGCGAGAGAGTCATCACGGCCATAGATCAGCTGCTTACGCTCGGTATCACAAGTGCACACAAACAGTTCAATACagtaaacattaatattgtgaaatattgtgaaaatttaaaataatcgtTTTCAAAATATAGCATGTTCTTTGCTCGTTTATACTCTTGTGTGTTTTATAGATGTGGCAAAGCCATTCTCCTGCCCCGTAGATTTGAGGGAATATCCGTTGTACTGCACTGTTGTGGCCTATCTCACTGACCTCAGCACCATCAGAACAAGATTAGTGCACCGTTTCTACAGGTATACTCAGTCCTTTAGCTCACTGACCACAGCATCATCGGACCCGTTCTCCCAGGTACACACAGACAACTGCTGGAGTTCTCACGTCTCTGTTTGTATGTTTAGGCGAATCTCAGCGCTTATGTGGGAGGTGCGTTACATCGAACACAATGCTCGAACATTTAATGAACCACAGAGCCCCATCGTCACAGCAGCAAAAACGGTCACGGACGTCCTGCTGCGTTTCATCAGGTCAGAGAAAACACGCTCACTTACACATTTTTATCACTATCCCTCTGGTTCACCTGCTGGGCTCAGTGTCCATGCTGagcaatttcatttttaatgtatgtgTGTCTGTAGGGATCAAAGCTGTACAGATATTTTGGATCTGTACAATAAGATGAAGACCGAATTTAGCAGCGCAGGAGAGGAAGAGGTGAGACTGGGAGActtatgtgtgtgtacagagCTTAACAATAAGTATGGGCCACTGACCCAGGACCAGTGTGCCTAAACTTTGGGAAAGCTGTGGCGTGGTGTATATATTTTGGTATGAAGAAGATTAACTCTTCAGCGTCTGTTTGTTCTGCAGGAGACTGTGGATGTGGACTCAGACACTCCTGGCACCTCCACTGGTCAGAGGGTGAGACAATTCAAGCACATGCATGTTCAGTTAAGCTTAGGAATCTACTTATTATGAAAAGAGTTATAGTACCAGGTGTGTTTACTTAAACCCCTCTCACCATTTTCAGAGGTCGAGTAATGTGCCTCAGAAGCGTGGCGTGGTCCTAGATATAAACGCATGGCACAAACAATGCAAAGAGCTTCTGAGGAGAATGATGGCAAGCCCAGATTCAGAGCCATTCCGCCAGCCTGTTGACCTCTTCACCTATCCGGTAGCTCATTCGGTCACTCGTTCTATTATTCTATCCTTCCTGTACATTTGTTCTCTCCCTTTAACATGATGTCTGTCACTTCTTGTTTTCCATGTTCTCCAtgcatctctctttctctctctgtatcAGGATTATCGTGATATTATAGACACTCCTATGGATTTGGGCACGGTCTCTGAGACCCTCATGGGTGGGAACTATGAGAATCCCATAGAGTTTGCCAAAGATGTGCGGCTTATCTTCAGTAATTCAAAGGCCTACACGCCCAACAAGAAGTCTCGAGTAAGACCAGCACCCtttttctatctctctctgtcACACTCATCACTTttataataaagcaataagccctgtgAAGCCATGGATTACAGTGAATTTAGATGTACATGTagtaagaaaataaatacaccTCATTAATGAATCTTTCAAACGTTTGGTCAGagcatattatttaaaattattattattattattattattattattatttcaaataaatgctggtcttttgaactttttattaatcaaagaatcctgaaaaaatgtttcaaagtttccacaaaaatattaagcagtactgTTTTTGACATTGATAAGAAAaggaaatgttacttgagcaccaaatcaacatatcaaaatgttttctgaagaatcatgtgacactgaagactggagaaatgatgctgaaaatttagctaaattacattttaaaatatagttaaacAATTACGAAaacaattacttttaaattttaataatatttcacattataactgtttcatttgatcaaatatatggattcttggtgagcataagtcaAAAACTACTGCTATACTATTAATGACCCTTAACTTTGAAGAGTAGTGTATATGGTtcatagacttttttttttttactaatattgTTGTGCTGTTAACAATACCTTTTATACAGTAACTACAACAGTATATTGATGTCCTTTTAATATGGATTTTCAGTCTTCATTAAGCTGCCATTATTGACTAAATGAACACAACTGCAGTTGATCCACAGTGTGACCCTGATATTGTTTGTTTAGATCTACAGTATGACTCTGAGTCTGTCGGCGTTCTTTGAGAATCAGATCATTCCCATCATTTCAGACTACAAATCTGCTGTTCAGAATCAGCGTAGGAGTCAACAGAGACTCAAGAGATTACAGAGTTCTCTTCCCAACAGGTAAAACATGTACACCGTGTCAAATCATGGTACAGAGTATACACAgacttttttaatttcttttgtaCCGGTTTCAAACTTGTGTGTTTCGGCAGCCCCAAAGGAAAACAGAAATCGGGAAAGAAAACCTCCCAGACTTCTGCAAAGTCCCGCTCAAGGAAATCCTCTCAAGGTGTGTAAGAGAGTTAGAGATGTTGTAATTACCAGTGGGAACTTGGATTTTCTTTGAACCCTGACTTTCCAAATTGGGGTTGTCTCAAATCAACAATATTGGTAGGATAGAATGGTAATGTTCATTATAATACTGTTGACGAAGAACAGGGATAAAgcttaattaaattatatttttttaccagTTTATGAGGTGACGGGTTTGGGTTAGCAACACCACATTTTCCATCATTCTCTGCGGGTGTCTGTAGACTTGACACCCCTTATCAAAACTGTGTTGGCTGTTGTAGTCAGCTAGTGAGATGCCACCATAAGTCACAGctggtttttttgtttgttttttttcatgggAGAGTTGAAGTGTTTGCTTCTTTCACCAGATTTAAGTGTTGCACAAGCTGATGAAGACAGTCAGCCTTCCTCTTCGtcttcatcctcttcctcctcatctTCCACGTCTTTTTCATCAGAGCATGCAGGAGCCAACAGAGTTACACGCAGCCGAGTTACACCAAGCAAATCCTCaggtacaaaaaaacaaacatgctccactgttcaaaagtttggggtcaataagatttctttttttttttttttttttattaaagaaattaattattttattcagcaaaaatacttttgtgtgcaaaaacaaaacgaaaataacgactttattaaacaaattcatCTCTTCCCTGTCtatctcctatgctgtttacgttgATAGACAGCACAGCGTTTATGTTTTGTACAGAAAAAATGTctcgatttccacaaaaatattaaacagatcagctgtttttaacattgataataaaaaatgtttcttgagcaccaaattggcatattagaatgatttctgaaggatcatgtgacactgaagactggagtaatgatgctgaaaattcagctttgcataatgaataaattacattttaaaacataatagattagaaaagttatttcaaattgtaattatatttaacaatattattgtttttaccgcatttgatcaaataaatgtagccttggtgagcataagagtgTATAATGTATATTGCAGAGAATTTTTTACCTCCAAGTTGACTCTGATATTGTGTCCTCTGTGCATCTACAGGTGGCAATGACTGCCTGTCAAATGGAGGTCGGAGTTCACGTAGGAGAAGAGCTGCATTAACGGAAGAGGGAGAGGTCTCTGAATGTGAGAGTACCAGCTCATCATCATCCTCAACATCCGCTTCGGCATCGTCCTCTTCCGGAACCTCGTCATCTTCGTCCGAGAGCGACGACAGCGGGACGGAGTTGGGCGGCTTTGCGGATGGCGGCGATCATGACTACAGCAAAGCCCCGCAACATAAACAGAAAGGCAAAGAGGCAGCAGTCTCTGTCGATAACGCAAAGCGAAAGCGGAAAGGAGAAGAGCAAACGACAGAACCTGAGAAACGAGCACGGCGGGAGGCCGaaagagaagaggaggaggagcctgaggaagaagaagaaccagatgaagaggaggaacctgaggaggaagaagaggagctggatgaggaagaggaggagtcTGATGAGGAAGACCTCACTTCATCATCAAAAACTGGAAGTCAGAGGTCAAATCAAAGGACTCAAAAAACAGGGCGGGTTAATACTCGTAACCAGGGACGAAGGACTGTTCTATACAACGATGACTCTGAAGAGGAGGGGCTGACGAC
This Ctenopharyngodon idella isolate HZGC_01 chromosome 5, HZGC01, whole genome shotgun sequence DNA region includes the following protein-coding sequences:
- the brwd3 gene encoding bromodomain and WD repeat-containing protein 3 isoform X2; translation: MAAEPCSQIEAELYYLIARFLQSGPCQKSAQMLLQEMHEYEIIPKRWSWDGKLFKRSFEDWVVLNQHIPSDYLLRVCEQIGPLIDKHIPPSVPGVHSLLGTGRQSLLRTAKSSSHTVWSGSAVVALHRGRPPEPPINCAKTPNIVSIMGARQKTGVARFGHAFPSCTYQHMKMHRRILGHLSSVYCVAFDRTGQRIFTGSDDCLVKIWATDDGRLLATLRGHAAEISDLTVNFENTLLASASCDKIIRVWCLRTCAPVAVLQGHTASITSIQFSSSALGSSRYLATTGADGMVCFWQWNSLSMKFVDKPVKFMERSRPGVQISCSSFSSGGMFLATGGTDHMIRVYYLGTETPVKFSDLDSHTDKVVAIQFCNNTDSLRFVSGSRDGTARIWHYQQQEWKSIVLDMTTRLPGSAVISGDDKSTKLVVTMVAWDRCDRSIITAVSNCLLKVWNSANGQLLHVLSGHDDEVFVLEAHPFDSRILLSAGHDGNIYIWDLSKGQKIRNFFNMIEGQGHGAVFDCKFSVDGQHFACTDSHGHLLIFGFGCSQPYEKIPDQMFFHTDFRPLIRDSNNFVLDEQTQQAPHLMPPPFLVDVDGNPHPPLYQRLVPGRENCKEEQLVPQLGYMANGDGEVVEQVIGQQTAEDSQEESPLDDLIRQLQHHQDEQRNSGNPAGAEVAGGPLSPPNVGLRRSGQVEGVRQMHNNAPRSQMATERDLLAWSRRVVVNEVQSGIFRVMEESRLAKGEVERFFYNTEKKRKSTPTTGSEPVGNSVRMLRRPQRRPQQRRHTYQTRSTRDRRRSTSVLSYTRNEESARESDSEAEQEEDQNENSDGSSDEAQWENDSSSSDSSSEYSDWTADAGINLQPPKRTTRRPAPVVGSSSSEEDEGTGQGEGEAERRSKRTEKKKKPKQTKQRPVPAGELDEWLPPSWIMETIPRRSPFVPQMGDELIYFRQGHQAYVRAVCRAKAYSINPQKQPWNRFDLRDQESVKVVGIKYEVGPPTLCCLKLAFLDPTSGKMTNESFSLKYHDMPDVIDFLVLQQIYNEAKARNWQPGQRFRSIIDDAWWFGSVECQEPFQSEYPDSLFQCYIVRWDNGEREKMSPWDIEPIPEEAPVPEEVGDSVPVTEDELQSLLYSPQEGEWGLHTQDEECERVITAIDQLLTLDVAKPFSCPVDLREYPLYCTVVAYLTDLSTIRTRLVHRFYRRISALMWEVRYIEHNARTFNEPQSPIVTAAKTVTDVLLRFIRDQSCTDILDLYNKMKTEFSSAGEEEETVDVDSDTPGTSTGQRRSSNVPQKRGVVLDINAWHKQCKELLRRMMASPDSEPFRQPVDLFTYPDYRDIIDTPMDLGTVSETLMGGNYENPIEFAKDVRLIFSNSKAYTPNKKSRIYSMTLSLSAFFENQIIPIISDYKSAVQNQRRSQQRLKRLQSSLPNSPKGKQKSGKKTSQTSAKSRSRKSSQDLSVAQADEDSQPSSSSSSSSSSSSTSFSSEHAGANRVTRSRVTPSKSSGGNDCLSNGGRSSRRRRAALTEEGEVSECESTSSSSSSTSASASSSSGTSSSSSESDDSGTELGGFADGGDHDYSKAPQHKQKGKEAAVSVDNAKRKRKGEEQTTEPEKRARREAEREEEEEPEEEEEPDEEEEPEEEEEELDEEEEESDEEDLTSSSKTGSQRSNQRTQKTGRVNTRNQGRRTVLYNDDSEEEGLTTDPLNLGMSRSGRVRRMTERARVSHLMGWTH